In Oncorhynchus gorbuscha isolate QuinsamMale2020 ecotype Even-year linkage group LG08, OgorEven_v1.0, whole genome shotgun sequence, one genomic interval encodes:
- the LOC124040668 gene encoding flocculation protein FLO11-like, with amino-acid sequence MATSTQDPSSSLSSHVSGTTARPQEGDSTSNTTINTSSRPTTPAQSTLSQVTQEPRTVDSNTTPKPSNTVDSSTTPKPSNTVDSNNTPKPSITVDSNTTPSPSNTVDSSTTPKPSNTVDSNNTPKPSITVDSNTTPKPSNTVDSSTTPKPSNTVDSNNTPKPSITVDNNTTPSPSNTVDSNSSSTTPPSNTVDLNITPSPSNTVDSNSSSTTPSPSNTVDINITPSPSNTVDSNTTPSPSNTVDSNTTPSPSNTVDINITPSPSNTVDSNITPSPSNTVDSNITPSPSNTVESNSSSTTPPSNTVDLNTTPSPSSTVDSSTTPSPEDGSTLEVTTSTPVELGSTWTLQATHTVPAVCNLVQSITSHSDDTTGNTTPPVTTTLIQNTVSKETTETDHKNIITSHKDTQTLIAHLRVSIVSAGDISKEEIIEALHHFAAQVQAFLQREYCNNCTLRIRNVRGI; translated from the exons ATGGCTACTTCCACCCAGGACCCCAGCAGTAGTCTGTCCAGCCATGTTTCAGGCACCACAGCCAGGCCCCAAGAGGGTGACTCCACCTCTAATACCACCATCAACACCTCAAGCCGACCTACCACACCAGCCCAATCGACCCTGTCACAGG TCACACAAGAGCCAAGAACAGTAGACAGCAATACTACACCTAAACCATCTAACACAGTAGACAGCAGTACTACACCTAAACCATCTAACACAGTAGACAGCAATAATACACCTAAACCATCTATCACAGTAGACAGCAATACCACACCTTCACCATCTAACACAGTAGACAGCAGTACTACACCTAAACCATCTAACACAGTAGACAGCAATAATACACCTAAACCATCTATCACAGTAGACAGCAATACTACACCTAAACCATCTAACACAGTAGACAGCAGTACTACACCTAAACCATCTAACACAGTAGACAGCAATAATACACCTAAACCATCTATCACAGTAGACAACAATACTACACCTTCACCATCTAACACAGTAGACAGCAATTCTAGTAGTACTACACCACCATCAAACACAGTGGACCTCAATATTACACCTTCACCATCTAACACAGTAGACAGCAATTCTAGTAGTACTACACCTTCACCATCTAACACAGTAGACATCAATATTACACCTTCACCATCTAACACAGTAGACAGCAATACTACACCTTCACCATCTAACACAGTAGACAGCAATACTACACCTTCACCATCTAACACAGTAGACATCAATATTACACCTTCACCATCTAACACAGTAGACAGCAATATTACACCTTCACCATCTAACACAGTAGACAGCAATATTACACCTTCACCATCTAACACAGTAGAGAGCAATTCTAGTAGTACTACACCACCATCAAACACAGTGGACCTCAATACTACACCTTCACCATCTAGCACAGTAGACAGCAGTACTACACCTTCACCAGAAGATGGCAGCACACTAGAAGTCACAACATCCACTCCTGTTG AACTTGGATCAACATGGACTCTTCAAGCCACACATACCGTCCCTGCTGTGTGTAACCTAGTACAGAGCATTACCAGTCATTCTGATGACACAACTGGTAACACAACACCACCGGTCACAACAACCTTAATCCAGAATACGGTCTCCAAGGAAACAACTGAGACAGACCATAAGAACATCATAACCTCTCACAAAG ATACCCAAACTCTGATCGCCCATTTGAGGGTCTCTATAGTTTCGGCTGGGGACATAAGTAAGGAGGAGATCATTGAGGCGTTGCATCAT TTTGCAGCGCAGGTCCAAGCCTTTCTACAGAGAGAGTACTGTAACAACTGCACACTGCGCATCAGAAACGTCAGAGGAATATGA